Genomic window (Polaromonas sp. JS666):
GACAGGTTACGCACAGCGGCTTCGGCTGTAGCGGGCCGGCGTGTTCTGGTCAGCAGCCCTCAACGGCAATGAGATGATCGGTTGCTGCCGGCTGACGCATGGCGAGCAAGGGCGCGTACTCCGGCGAGTGGTACCAGGCCTTCAGCACTTCCATGCTCGGGAACTCAATCATCACGAGGCGCTGCACCGCAAGATTCCCCTCGAGAACCTCGTGGTGACCGCCGCGCACCAGAAACCTCCCGCCGAACTTTGCAACCAAAGGCGCCACTTGTCGCTTGTATTCGTCGTAGATCTGAGGGTTGGTGATGTGGGTGTCGGCAATGAGGTAGGCAGACATGATTTTTCTCCCGAAAGAAAGCCATACATCGTGCGGCAAACCAGGTTGGCTGTCCAGCGCGGCTGCCCACGGGTTGATGCACTGTTGAATGCAGTACTCGGTACCTGGCTCAGCACTTGTCGACAAGCGCGGCACGTCTCTCTTGCGGCATACCCTGCATGCCCTGCGTTATGGCTTGATGGATCATTTCGGCGCCGTCACCTGTCATGGACAGACAAGCACGCTCAGCCGGGAACGATTCGAGCTGTTGCGCCGAATCAGGGTTGAGCCCTTTGGCATTGGGCCTTTTTTTCGAACCAGTAGGCAACATTGCCTGCGACAACGATGGGGCCGGAAATCACCACCGAGGCTGCGGTGAAGATGCCGGCGCCCACAATGAGGGCGATGCAGGCTTCATTGGCGCAGCTATGGATGGCCGCCACCTGGACTTCCTGTAGGACCATGTGGTTGGACACCCTCTGGCACTCCGGGTCGAAGACCTGCGTCGTTCGAGGCACATACACGCAGCCTTGCAGCACAGCGGCGAGGGTGAGAGTGAAAGCGAGCGTGAGGAGTTGCAGGATTCGATACTTCAAGACGGAGTGATTTTCTGTAGCCTGCCGCAAAACCTGCGGAATTTGACCGTATAGGTGAAACCTGCGCCGCACCTGTGCCACGTTTTGCGCTTACTTCATGTCGCAGCAGCGAGGAAGCACCATCACCAGGGAAAAAGGATCGAATGCCACGCCCGACTGCGTGGAGCATGCCAGAAAACAGAAAATGGGTCAGGCGGCGACTCTGGCTATGACGTCGATCTCCACCAGCGCGCCCAGCGGCAAACGGGACACTTCAACACATGACCGGGCAGGAAATGCACTCGGAAAGTACCGGGCATAGACTGCATTCACCGCGGCAAAGTCGTCCATGTTCGTCAAATACGCCGTGGCACGGACGACTTGCCCGAGACTGGACCCACCGGCCTTCAGAATGGCCTCGATGCCGCACAAACCGGTCCGGGGACGACAAACAGCGCAAAGAGCCGCGTTCATGACGCCTCGGGGAGGGTCATCACGAACATTATTCCCATTCCGGCGGGCATCGCCAAGATGCGTTCGCAGGCTGCCTGACCCCGGCCCAAACACCGTCACCGGCCCGTGAGCTACAACGGGAAGAAAGGCAGGAAGGT
Coding sequences:
- a CDS encoding DUF1330 domain-containing protein; the encoded protein is MSAYLIADTHITNPQIYDEYKRQVAPLVAKFGGRFLVRGGHHEVLEGNLAVQRLVMIEFPSMEVLKAWYHSPEYAPLLAMRQPAATDHLIAVEGC
- a CDS encoding Rid family hydrolase gives rise to the protein MNAALCAVCRPRTGLCGIEAILKAGGSSLGQVVRATAYLTNMDDFAAVNAVYARYFPSAFPARSCVEVSRLPLGALVEIDVIARVAA